One Gemmatimonadota bacterium genomic window carries:
- a CDS encoding Uma2 family endonuclease — MATDIVIPQKERWTYEDYLHLTPPDNFGFEILRGELAVAPAPVPRHQWACDELTSLVRIFVKQNDLGRVFSSPIDVILGGQTEAENVVQPDILFVAKDRLNIITETNILGAPDLMVEILSASSIQRDRVDKMKIYAEFGVKEYWIIDADQKTLEAFDLTGDEPVLQATLSESDVFKPKLFPGLEISLSELWYPE; from the coding sequence ATGGCAACAGACATTGTAATTCCCCAAAAAGAGCGATGGACTTATGAAGATTATCTCCATCTCACTCCGCCAGACAATTTTGGATTTGAAATTTTGAGAGGAGAATTAGCAGTGGCTCCAGCACCGGTACCGAGACATCAATGGGCTTGCGATGAATTGACGAGTTTGGTGCGTATATTTGTAAAACAGAACGACCTCGGACGGGTTTTTAGTTCGCCAATAGATGTTATTCTGGGAGGACAGACAGAGGCTGAAAACGTCGTTCAACCCGATATCCTGTTCGTAGCCAAAGATCGCCTGAATATTATCACTGAAACCAATATTCTCGGCGCACCCGATTTGATGGTCGAAATTTTGTCTGCTTCAAGTATCCAACGGGACCGGGTCGATAAAATGAAAATATATGCCGAATTTGGCGTGAAGGAATACTGGATTATTGATGCAGATCAAAAAACGTTAGAGGCCTTTGACCTGACAGGCGACGAGCCTGTTCTTCAAGCGACCCTGTCCGAATCCGATGTATTTAAACCGAAATTATTCCCAGGATTAGAAATCTCACTCTCTGAACTCTGGTATCCCGAATGA
- the mqnE gene encoding aminofutalosine synthase MqnE has product MKPIIPDDLRDIEEKVNLGQRLSAEDGMRLYETPDLNAVGYLANISRERLCGNVAWYVRNQHINYTNVCNKLCRFCSFYVKPKDERGYVLSPEDIQKRVLEYIDLPISEIHMVAGINPKLPYSYYLDIVRAVKDVRPDVAVKAFTAIEWVQIARIAKKPLKDVMTELKAAGVSSIPGGGAEVFSDRVQEDLFWTKADSEEWLDVARTAHEVGLPTNATMLYGHIENPQERIDHLVRLRELQDETGGFLTYIPLSFHPERTELEHLPGPTGIADLREIAVGRLMLDNFLHIKTFWIMNTIEISQVALWYGADDIDGTIQEYEITRRSYSETRQVLTRKQLVERVIESGRDPVERDNLYNVLSSEREILEETPIGIPGEIPMIS; this is encoded by the coding sequence GTGAAACCGATAATTCCCGACGATCTCCGAGACATCGAAGAAAAAGTGAACCTGGGGCAACGACTTTCTGCCGAAGATGGCATGCGGCTTTACGAGACGCCCGACCTCAATGCCGTGGGATATTTGGCCAATATCTCGCGCGAACGCCTGTGTGGCAATGTGGCATGGTACGTGCGGAATCAGCACATCAACTATACCAACGTCTGCAACAAGCTGTGCCGGTTTTGCTCCTTTTATGTAAAGCCAAAAGACGAGCGGGGCTATGTATTATCGCCCGAAGATATACAAAAACGCGTATTGGAATACATCGACCTGCCCATTTCTGAAATTCACATGGTCGCGGGCATCAATCCCAAACTCCCCTATTCGTACTATCTCGATATCGTGCGCGCGGTCAAAGACGTGCGTCCCGATGTGGCGGTAAAAGCATTTACCGCAATTGAATGGGTGCAGATTGCGCGTATTGCAAAAAAGCCATTGAAAGATGTCATGACCGAATTAAAAGCAGCCGGCGTATCGTCCATTCCCGGCGGGGGTGCAGAAGTATTTAGCGATCGCGTACAGGAAGATTTATTCTGGACCAAAGCGGATTCCGAAGAATGGCTCGATGTAGCGCGCACGGCGCATGAAGTCGGCCTGCCTACCAATGCGACGATGCTATATGGGCATATTGAAAACCCGCAAGAACGCATCGATCATCTCGTGCGATTGCGCGAATTACAGGACGAGACCGGCGGTTTTTTGACGTATATCCCCCTGTCATTTCATCCCGAACGCACAGAATTAGAGCATTTACCCGGCCCGACAGGTATCGCGGATTTAAGAGAAATTGCCGTGGGGCGATTGATGCTGGACAATTTCTTACACATCAAAACATTCTGGATTATGAATACCATCGAAATTTCACAGGTGGCTTTGTGGTACGGTGCAGACGATATCGACGGCACAATACAGGAATACGAAATTACGCGTCGGTCATATTCAGAGACGCGGCAGGTACTCACGCGCAAGCAACTGGTCGAGCGCGTTATAGAATCCGGACGCGATCCCGTCGAGCGGGATAATCTATACAATGTTTTATCGAGCGAGCGAGAAATTTTAGAAGAAACCCCCATCGGAATCCCCGGTGAAATACCGATGATTTCGTAA
- the recN gene encoding DNA repair protein RecN, protein MLCQLHVINYALIDDMEVSFGKGLNIITGETGAGKSILVGALGLILGMRASPDVIRTGEKKCTVEAIFELYLQHPALKLLNAMGIETEDGELILRRDVLLEGRSRCYANGLSIPVRTLRELGRALVDLHGQHDHQSLLNTDQHLDFLDGFGGLHAARAQVEQSHHQVVRLQNRLIEKTAVAQRQRERRELLDFQIKEIHAAKPEPGEDERLQREQSVLLHAERLLEIAYQIEQVLYESEKSVADQLGEGAHLLNEAAQMDSSLEPIAEELNGLRYGAEELARAFGDYANRVEHNPQRLSEVTERLETLNALKKKYSGDLESVLSYEKKAQKELELTDELEASIKKIQIKIDDAIQTFAHCCEKLSKGRHKAAGKLSKAICRALRELGMPDVQFDVQLNRRPDPEGLIECDGQRFEAGPRGIERGEFFISANPGEAIRPLAKVASGGEISRIMLAMKTVLAHTDSVQVLIFDEIDIGISGRIAEVVGKKLRDLSETYQTISITHLPQIAKMADRHFSVRKEVVDQRAVTRVISLDEEARAGELALMMGGEEISELTMQHAREMLAAKP, encoded by the coding sequence TTGTTGTGTCAATTGCATGTGATAAATTACGCCCTGATCGACGACATGGAAGTCTCATTTGGTAAAGGGTTAAATATCATTACGGGCGAAACCGGTGCCGGAAAGTCCATCCTGGTCGGGGCATTGGGGCTGATACTGGGTATGCGAGCAAGCCCTGATGTAATCCGCACAGGCGAAAAAAAATGTACGGTAGAAGCCATTTTTGAACTCTATCTTCAACATCCGGCTCTCAAACTCCTGAACGCCATGGGTATAGAGACAGAGGATGGCGAGTTGATTTTGCGGCGAGATGTACTATTAGAAGGGCGCAGTCGGTGCTACGCCAATGGCCTGTCTATTCCCGTGCGTACACTTCGAGAATTGGGCCGCGCGCTGGTCGATTTGCACGGCCAACACGACCATCAATCGCTTCTGAATACCGATCAGCATCTGGACTTTTTGGACGGCTTTGGCGGCTTGCACGCCGCACGCGCACAGGTCGAACAATCACATCACCAGGTAGTGCGATTGCAAAATCGGCTGATTGAAAAAACGGCTGTTGCCCAGCGCCAGCGAGAAAGGCGTGAACTACTGGACTTTCAGATCAAAGAAATCCATGCGGCAAAACCAGAGCCTGGCGAAGACGAACGCCTGCAACGCGAACAGTCCGTACTTTTACATGCAGAACGGCTACTCGAGATCGCCTATCAGATTGAACAGGTGCTTTATGAAAGTGAAAAATCCGTGGCCGACCAACTCGGCGAAGGCGCGCACCTCCTGAATGAGGCCGCGCAAATGGACAGCAGTTTGGAGCCGATAGCTGAAGAACTCAATGGTCTGAGGTACGGTGCAGAGGAACTAGCTCGTGCCTTTGGCGATTACGCCAATCGCGTAGAACACAATCCCCAACGCCTATCAGAAGTAACAGAGCGATTAGAAACGCTGAACGCACTGAAAAAAAAATATAGCGGCGACCTGGAAAGTGTGCTGTCCTATGAAAAAAAAGCCCAAAAAGAATTGGAACTGACCGATGAACTCGAAGCATCTATAAAAAAAATTCAGATTAAAATTGACGATGCAATACAGACATTCGCACATTGTTGTGAGAAATTGTCAAAAGGAAGACACAAAGCCGCTGGCAAATTGTCAAAAGCGATATGCCGCGCATTGCGCGAACTGGGCATGCCCGATGTGCAGTTTGACGTACAATTGAATCGGCGTCCAGACCCCGAAGGCCTGATTGAATGCGACGGGCAGCGATTTGAAGCGGGACCACGGGGCATAGAGCGCGGCGAATTTTTTATTTCGGCCAACCCTGGCGAAGCCATTCGCCCGCTGGCAAAAGTGGCGTCGGGCGGTGAAATCTCGCGTATTATGCTGGCGATGAAAACCGTGCTGGCGCATACCGATTCGGTGCAGGTGTTAATTTTTGATGAAATCGACATCGGAATTTCCGGGCGCATTGCAGAGGTTGTGGGCAAGAAATTGCGCGACCTGTCAGAAACGTATCAAACCATTTCAATTACGCATTTGCCACAAATTGCCAAAATGGCTGATCGCCATTTTTCAGTCAGAAAAGAAGTAGTTGATCAGCGTGCAGTAACCCGGGTGATCTCGTTGGATGAAGAGGCGCGTGCTGGCGAACTCGCTTTGATGATGGGCGGCGAAGAGATTTCAGAACTGACCATGCAACACGCCCGCGAAATGCTGGCTGCAAAACCGTAA
- a CDS encoding NAD(+)/NADH kinase gives MKSIGLFSNPTQPGMGVAVDQLAQRIHQRGIGVLIADNLRQICTSDSKWFCPVNELPTRTDIIVAMGGDGTLLRAADVVYPHSTPILGVNLGRLGFLSGAEPRELDDGLDRLLCGDYTVEERIALHAQTRTQKAFALNEVVIERSVKARLVQVVMLVEGRSVSSFYGNGLILATPTGSTGYSLSSGGPIVHPNLSVLVATPICPHSLSLRPMVMPGGQSVTVKVIADQSDEIMLSTDGRTVCSLSPEEPVTVQRASEPVRFINMQGLTFYDLLQRKLDWSLDRRDE, from the coding sequence ATGAAGTCCATCGGTTTGTTTTCGAACCCGACCCAACCGGGCATGGGCGTTGCGGTCGATCAATTGGCCCAGCGCATCCATCAAAGAGGCATTGGGGTACTGATCGCCGATAACTTGCGGCAAATTTGCACATCTGATTCCAAATGGTTTTGTCCGGTCAATGAGTTGCCCACACGCACTGACATCATTGTAGCGATGGGTGGCGATGGGACCTTGTTGCGCGCAGCCGATGTGGTTTATCCGCACAGCACGCCGATTTTAGGCGTAAACCTGGGGCGATTGGGATTTTTGTCGGGCGCAGAACCCCGCGAATTGGACGATGGTCTGGATCGGTTGTTATGTGGCGATTATACCGTTGAAGAGCGGATCGCACTACACGCACAAACCCGCACACAAAAAGCGTTTGCGCTCAATGAGGTCGTAATTGAACGCAGTGTCAAAGCGCGTCTGGTACAGGTCGTAATGCTGGTTGAAGGTCGGTCCGTAAGCTCCTTTTACGGCAATGGATTAATTCTGGCAACGCCGACGGGATCCACGGGTTACAGTCTGTCTTCTGGCGGCCCAATAGTACATCCAAATTTATCTGTGCTCGTCGCCACGCCTATATGCCCGCATTCGCTATCACTGCGCCCAATGGTGATGCCGGGCGGTCAATCGGTAACGGTTAAGGTGATAGCTGATCAGTCCGATGAAATCATGTTATCCACAGATGGACGCACAGTATGTTCGCTTTCCCCTGAAGAACCCGTTACAGTACAACGGGCCTCCGAACCCGTGCGCTTTATCAATATGCAGGGGTTGACTTTTTACGATCTGTTGCAGCGCAAATTGGACTGGAGCCTGGATCGGCGAGACGAGTGA